In the genome of Spirochaetota bacterium, the window GTTAGATTCATTACTTGCAAAGGCAGGCACCAAAGTTGTTATCCCCCATAAAGATGGGCTCCTAATTGTGTGCAAACATTTCTATGATGCATGGCTTGCTAAACTCTTTACAGGTGGTAAAGGTTCAATTAACGGCAGATACATACACCATCCACTTGAATTATTAGCAATGGATGATATCCGGTTTGCATTTATTGAAAATGCCCGTCCTATAGCAGTGAATAGTAAAATTGAAAAGCTTTATACTCTAAGACAAAAATTCCAGTCACCTATAAATGGAAGGTTTACATCCATGTACGGCGACAGGGTTGACCCGCTTGAACATGGCATGGCTTTCCATAATGGGCTTGATATCTGTGCACCGCAGGGTACTCCTATTAAACCAGTTCAAAAAGGGTTTGTCAATTTCACTGGTTGGTTGGATGGGTATGGGTTTACAATCATTATTCAGCATGATGAAGGTTATGAAAGCTGGTATGGACATTGCCAGAAAATATTTGCCCAAACAGGCGAATTTGTAACAACTGATACTATCATTGGAACGGTAGGCTCGACAGGAAGATCAACTGGCCCTCATCTTCATTTTATGTTGTTGCAGCACGGCAAGATGCTTAATCCTATCATGTTTATATGGTAACTTACTTTAAGAAAAATTTGGATTTTGAAATAAACCTTTTTCAGCTTTAATTAAATCTTGTTCATCATCCACTTCATACCACCCAAATCCTGAAAGGTCACATATTGTTGGTGCGGTTTTAGGATTTTCTGCAAGTATTTGTAAAATATTTTCCACTACCGCTTTTTCTCCAAACCTTTCTATTGCCCGGTATG includes:
- a CDS encoding M23 family metallopeptidase; translated protein: LDSLLAKAGTKVVIPHKDGLLIVCKHFYDAWLAKLFTGGKGSINGRYIHHPLELLAMDDIRFAFIENARPIAVNSKIEKLYTLRQKFQSPINGRFTSMYGDRVDPLEHGMAFHNGLDICAPQGTPIKPVQKGFVNFTGWLDGYGFTIIIQHDEGYESWYGHCQKIFAQTGEFVTTDTIIGTVGSTGRSTGPHLHFMLLQHGKMLNPIMFIW